A stretch of Solea senegalensis isolate Sse05_10M linkage group LG10, IFAPA_SoseM_1, whole genome shotgun sequence DNA encodes these proteins:
- the LOC122775545 gene encoding neuronal cell adhesion molecule-like isoform X17 produces the protein MERRRMDTALLVVLLMGHLATALEVPLDLLEGLPQPPTITHQSPKDYIIDPRENIVIHCEAKGKPHPSFSWTRNGTHFDIDQDPNVTMKPHSGTLVVDISREKADIYEAVYQCIARNIHGTAVSHNIVIRQSIAFSILRALLTGSPLWSKEKIKPVVIQEGGSLVLPCEPPAGLPPPIIFWMDNNFQRLPQSSRVSQSLNGDLYFSNVLLEDSRNDYICYARFPHTRTIQQKQPISVTVLNLDAINDTMAAFYNDTDLFSEDPVEERRPTFLIPSGSSSSKMVLRGQVLEMECIAEGLPTPEISWSKVSGELPSKGTSFLHYQKTLRIVNVSESDAGDYRCTARNQLGSEHHTIHVTVKAAPYWISGPPRNLVLAPGENGVLTCRASGTPKPSVTWAMNGISIENSPKDLSRNVEDDTIIFTDIQTGSSAVYQCNVSNDHGYLLSNAFVNVLSEPPRVLTPSNKVYQVIKNHPALIDCAFFGSPIPKITWFKDSRSSTLVGDPYILHDNGTLEIHKAQARNAGKYTCVARNNLGIYENHVYLEVKEPTRILKQPEYKVIQRYKSAVLECKVKHDPTLVPTMSWLKDDDELPDDERFVVDSDSLTIMDVTESDAGVYTCIVNTTLDHDSASVELTVVEATPTPAVVYERPDPPTDLELTDQKKRSVQLTWTPGDEHNSPIQNFLIQYEDSLHHRGYWHNLTEVPGTKTTAHLKLSAYIHYTFRVLALNAVGFSRPSSPSKIYKTEPAAPDENPTGVQGFGTEHDNLVISWTPLSGLQSNGPGLRYRVMWRQKAVDSDWTSVTVANNSRFVVSGTPTFVPYELKVQAVNDHGVGPEPAIAHGFSGEDLPVAAPEMVQAVVLNSTLAEVHWEPVPHKLIRGQIKGYKVYYWKERALHKHNPHQMEKQILTFGGNHSHGRLPALHPFSLYSFNVRVYNGKGDGPPSPTQQFSTPEGVPGAPTSLVVTNLNLDSLTLEWSPPHDRNGRITGYTLKYQPVNNSNELGTVEELALLANETSVTLPNLKYSTRYKFYLSAKTVRGPGPAITEEAVTVMDEAVASRQVDIATQGWFIGLMCAIALLILILLIICFIQRNKGGKYPVKEKEDAHTDPEFQPMKEDDCTFGEYSDNEDHKPLKGSRTPSNGTVKRDDSDDSLVDYGEGGEGQFNEDGSFIGQYSGKSGSRDTAEGHESSEAPSPINAMNSLNSFV, from the exons atggagaggaggaggatggacaCGGCACTGCTCGTGGTGCTGCTAATGGGACACCTTGCCACCGCGCTGGAGGTTCCACTGGACC TTCTTGAAGGAT TGCCACAGCCGCCGACCATAACTCACCAATCCCCCAAGGATTACATCATCGACCCACGGGAGAACATTGTAATCCACTGTGAGGCGAAGGGGAAGCCTCATCCCAG CTTCTCTTGGACAAGAAACGGGACCCATTTTGACATCGACCAGGACCCCAATGTGACTATGAAGCCCCACTCTGGGACTCTGGTAGTGGACATCAGCAGGGAGAAGGCTGACATTTATGAGGCGGTGTACCAGTGCATAGCGAGAAACATACACGGAACTGCTGTTTCCCACAACATAGTCATACGCCAGTCCA TTGCATTTTCCATCTTAAGAGCACTTCTGACAG GATCCCCCTTGTGGTCAAAGGAGAAAATCAAGCCAGTTGTCATTCAGGAGGGCGGCTCCTTGGTGCTGCCATGTGAACCACCTGCTGGCCTGCCCCCTCCCATAATATTCTGGATGGACAATA ACTTCCAGAGGCTGCCTCAGAGCAGCAGGGTGTCCCAGTCCCTGAATGGAGACCTATACTTCTCTAATGTCCTCCTAGAGGATTCCAGAAATGACTACATCTGCTACGCCCGCTTCCCGCACACACGTACCATCCAGCAGAAACAGCCCATCAGCGTCACGGTCCTCAATC tggATGCAATCAATGACACAATGGCAGCTTTTTACAatgacactgatttatttaGTG aAGACCCAGTGGAAGAGAGGAGGCCAACTTTCCTCATACCATCTGGCTCCTCCAGCTCCAAGATGGTATTGAGAGGACAGGTGCTGGAGATGGAGTGTATTGCAGAGGGACT GCCCACCCCGGAAATCTCCTGGTCCAAAGTGAGCGGTGAACTCCCATCCAAGGGCACATCCTTCCTGCACTACCAGAAGACACTGAGAATTGTGAACGTGTCAGAGTCAGATGCTGGAGATTACCGCTGCACTGCCAGGAATCAGCTTGGCTCAGAGCACCACACCATTCATGTTACGGTCAAAG CTGCTCCTTACTGGATCAGTGGCCCTCCCAGGAACCTTGTCCTGGCTCCAGGAGAGAACGGTGTGCTGACCTGCAGAGCCAGTGGCACACCCAAGCCCTCAGTCACCTGGGCTATGAATGGCATCTCCATAGAGA ATTCCCCAAAGGACCTTAGCAGAAATGTGGAAGACGACACTATCATCTTCACTGACATACAGACGGGATCCAGCGCGGTCTATCAGTGTAATGTCTCCAATGATCATGGTTACCTGCTGTCCAATGCCTTCGTCAATGTCCTCT CGGAGCCGCCCAGAGTGCTGACGCCAAGCAACAAAGTCTACCAGGTCATCAAAAATCACCCAGCCTTGATAGACTGCGCCTTCTTTGGGTCACCCATCCCTAAAATTACATG gTTTAAAGACAGTCGGTCCAGCACGCTGGTGGGAGACCCGTACATCCTACATGACAATGGGACTTTGGAGATTCACAAGGCTCAGGCCCGAAACGCTGGCAAATACACTTGCGTGGCCAGAAACAACCTTGGTATCTATGAGAATCACGTCTACctggaggtcaaag AGCCCACACGCATCCTGAAGCAGCCGGAGTACAAAGTGATACAGAGGTACAAGTCCGCAGTGCTGGAGTGTAAGGTGAAACACGACCCCACCCTGGTCCCCACCATGAGCTGGCTCAAAGACGATGACGAGCTCCCTGATGATGAGAG attcGTTGTAGACTCGGACAGCCTCACCATCATGGATGTGACAGAGAGTGACGCGGGTGTCTACACCTGCATCGTGAACACCACTCTGGACCATGACTCAGCGAGTGTTGAGCTTACTGTAGTTG AGGCCACTCCAACACCAGCTGTTGTCTACG AGCGACCTGACCCGCCCACTGACCTGGAGCTGACCGACCAGAAAAAGAGGAGTGTTCAGCTTACATGGACCCCTGGGGATGAACACAACAGTCCTATTCAGA aCTTTCTGATCCAGTATGAAGACTCACTGCACCACAGAGGTTACTGGCATAATCTTACTGAGGTCCCTGGAACCAAGACGACAGCTCACCTCAAACTGTCCGCCTACATCCACTACACCTTCAGAGTTTTGGCCCTCAACGCCGTGGGCTTCAGCCGCCCCAGCTCACCCTCCAAGATTTACAAGACAGAACCTGCAG CTCCAGACGAGAACCCCACAGGTGTACAGGGATTTGGAACAGAACATGACAATCTTGTAATTTCCTGGACG CCACTGTCAGGGCTCCAGTCTAATGGCCCAGGGCTTCGTTATAGAGTAATGTGGAGGCAGAAGGCAGTTGACAGTGATTGGACCTCAGTCACTGTGGCCAACAACTCCCGCTTTGTTGTGTCTGGAACGCCCACATTTGTTCCGTACGAACTAAAAGTTCAGGCGGTGAACGACCATGGGGTTGGACCTGAACCTGCTATTGCCCACGGCTTTTCAGGAGAGGACT TGCCAGTAGCAGCTCCAGAAATGGTCCAGGCCGTGGTGCTCAACAGCACACTGGCAGAGGTGCACTGGGAACCAGTACCTCATAAATTAATACGTGGACAAATCAAAGGATACAAG GTGTACTACTGGAAAGAGCGTGCGCTCCACAAACACAACCCCCATCAAATGGAGAAGCAGATCCTGACCTTCGGTGGAAACCACAGCCACGGCAGGTTGCCTGCTCTGCACCCATTCAGCCTCTACTCCTTCAATGTCAGGGTCTATAATGGCAAGGGAGACGGTCCCCCAAGTCCCACCCAGCAGTTTTCAACACCTGAAGGAG tgcCTGGGGCCCCGACCTCCTTGGTAGTCACCAACTTAAACCTTGACTCTTTGACCCTTGAATGGAGTCCACCTCACGATCGCAATGGACGAATCACCGGCTACACGCTCAAATATCAGCCAG TCAATAACTCCAATGAGCTGGGCACAGTGGAGGAGCTGGCCCTGCTCGCCAATGAGACCTCAGTCACTTTGCCCAACCTCAAGTACAGCACGCGCTACAAGTTTTATTTGAGTGCGAAAACAGTCAGGGGACCCGGGCCAGCCATTACTGAAGAGGCTGTCACCGTCATGGATGAAG CTGTGGCAAGCAGACAGGTGGACATCGCCACTCAGGGATGGTTTATTGGTCTCATGTGTGCCATTGCATTGCTCATCCTGATCCTCCTCATTATCTGCTTCATTCAGAGGAATAAAGGAGGCAAATACCCTG TCAAAGAGAAGGAGgatgcacacacagacccagAGTTCCAGCCCATGAAAGAGGACGACTGCACTTTTGGGGAATACAG TGACAATGAGGACCATAAGCCATTAAAAGGGAGCCGCACACCGTCTAATGGGACGGTTAAGAGAGACGACAGTGACGACAGTTTAGTTGACTACggggaaggaggagaaggacagTTCAACGAAGACGGCTCCTTTATTGGCCAGTATAGCGGAAAGAGTGGCAGCAGGGACACTGCTGAGGGTCACGAGAGCTCGGAGGCCCCGTCTCCTATTAATGCCATGAACTCCTTGAACTCATTTGTGTAG
- the LOC122775545 gene encoding neuronal cell adhesion molecule-like isoform X13: MERRRMDTALLVVLLMGHLATALEVPLDLLEGLPQPPTITHQSPKDYIIDPRENIVIHCEAKGKPHPSFSWTRNGTHFDIDQDPNVTMKPHSGTLVVDISREKADIYEAVYQCIARNIHGTAVSHNIVIRQSRSPLWSKEKIKPVVIQEGGSLVLPCEPPAGLPPPIIFWMDNNFQRLPQSSRVSQSLNGDLYFSNVLLEDSRNDYICYARFPHTRTIQQKQPISVTVLNLDAINDTMAAFYNDTDLFSEDPVEERRPTFLIPSGSSSSKMVLRGQVLEMECIAEGLPTPEISWSKVSGELPSKGTSFLHYQKTLRIVNVSESDAGDYRCTARNQLGSEHHTIHVTVKAAPYWISGPPRNLVLAPGENGVLTCRASGTPKPSVTWAMNGISIENSPKDLSRNVEDDTIIFTDIQTGSSAVYQCNVSNDHGYLLSNAFVNVLSEPPRVLTPSNKVYQVIKNHPALIDCAFFGSPIPKITWFKDSRSSTLVGDPYILHDNGTLEIHKAQARNAGKYTCVARNNLGIYENHVYLEVKEPTRILKQPEYKVIQRYKSAVLECKVKHDPTLVPTMSWLKDDDELPDDERFVVDSDSLTIMDVTESDAGVYTCIVNTTLDHDSASVELTVVEATPTPAVVYERPDPPTDLELTDQKKRSVQLTWTPGDEHNSPIQNFLIQYEDSLHHRGYWHNLTEVPGTKTTAHLKLSAYIHYTFRVLALNAVGFSRPSSPSKIYKTEPAAPDENPTGVQGFGTEHDNLVISWTPLSGLQSNGPGLRYRVMWRQKAVDSDWTSVTVANNSRFVVSGTPTFVPYELKVQAVNDHGVGPEPAIAHGFSGEDLPVAAPEMVQAVVLNSTLAEVHWEPVPHKLIRGQIKGYKVYYWKERALHKHNPHQMEKQILTFGGNHSHGRLPALHPFSLYSFNVRVYNGKGDGPPSPTQQFSTPEGVPGAPTSLVVTNLNLDSLTLEWSPPHDRNGRITGYTLKYQPVNNSNELGTVEELALLANETSVTLPNLKYSTRYKFYLSAKTVRGPGPAITEEAVTVMDEVWPVSPFGNVSSSVGEDGAVISWEYWGPEKTIYVEYIVENSEGEEEWQKELVNGSQNVVLKGLQGGRSYRVRLVAKGHHDQPLHHSKELLVTVPAVASRQVDIATQGWFIGLMCAIALLILILLIICFIQRNKGGKYPVKEKEDAHTDPEFQPMKEDDCTFGEYSDNEDHKPLKGSRTPSNGTVKRDDSDDSLVDYGEGGEGQFNEDGSFIGQYSGKSGSRDTAEGHESSEAPSPINAMNSLNSFV, translated from the exons atggagaggaggaggatggacaCGGCACTGCTCGTGGTGCTGCTAATGGGACACCTTGCCACCGCGCTGGAGGTTCCACTGGACC TTCTTGAAGGAT TGCCACAGCCGCCGACCATAACTCACCAATCCCCCAAGGATTACATCATCGACCCACGGGAGAACATTGTAATCCACTGTGAGGCGAAGGGGAAGCCTCATCCCAG CTTCTCTTGGACAAGAAACGGGACCCATTTTGACATCGACCAGGACCCCAATGTGACTATGAAGCCCCACTCTGGGACTCTGGTAGTGGACATCAGCAGGGAGAAGGCTGACATTTATGAGGCGGTGTACCAGTGCATAGCGAGAAACATACACGGAACTGCTGTTTCCCACAACATAGTCATACGCCAGTCCA GATCCCCCTTGTGGTCAAAGGAGAAAATCAAGCCAGTTGTCATTCAGGAGGGCGGCTCCTTGGTGCTGCCATGTGAACCACCTGCTGGCCTGCCCCCTCCCATAATATTCTGGATGGACAATA ACTTCCAGAGGCTGCCTCAGAGCAGCAGGGTGTCCCAGTCCCTGAATGGAGACCTATACTTCTCTAATGTCCTCCTAGAGGATTCCAGAAATGACTACATCTGCTACGCCCGCTTCCCGCACACACGTACCATCCAGCAGAAACAGCCCATCAGCGTCACGGTCCTCAATC tggATGCAATCAATGACACAATGGCAGCTTTTTACAatgacactgatttatttaGTG aAGACCCAGTGGAAGAGAGGAGGCCAACTTTCCTCATACCATCTGGCTCCTCCAGCTCCAAGATGGTATTGAGAGGACAGGTGCTGGAGATGGAGTGTATTGCAGAGGGACT GCCCACCCCGGAAATCTCCTGGTCCAAAGTGAGCGGTGAACTCCCATCCAAGGGCACATCCTTCCTGCACTACCAGAAGACACTGAGAATTGTGAACGTGTCAGAGTCAGATGCTGGAGATTACCGCTGCACTGCCAGGAATCAGCTTGGCTCAGAGCACCACACCATTCATGTTACGGTCAAAG CTGCTCCTTACTGGATCAGTGGCCCTCCCAGGAACCTTGTCCTGGCTCCAGGAGAGAACGGTGTGCTGACCTGCAGAGCCAGTGGCACACCCAAGCCCTCAGTCACCTGGGCTATGAATGGCATCTCCATAGAGA ATTCCCCAAAGGACCTTAGCAGAAATGTGGAAGACGACACTATCATCTTCACTGACATACAGACGGGATCCAGCGCGGTCTATCAGTGTAATGTCTCCAATGATCATGGTTACCTGCTGTCCAATGCCTTCGTCAATGTCCTCT CGGAGCCGCCCAGAGTGCTGACGCCAAGCAACAAAGTCTACCAGGTCATCAAAAATCACCCAGCCTTGATAGACTGCGCCTTCTTTGGGTCACCCATCCCTAAAATTACATG gTTTAAAGACAGTCGGTCCAGCACGCTGGTGGGAGACCCGTACATCCTACATGACAATGGGACTTTGGAGATTCACAAGGCTCAGGCCCGAAACGCTGGCAAATACACTTGCGTGGCCAGAAACAACCTTGGTATCTATGAGAATCACGTCTACctggaggtcaaag AGCCCACACGCATCCTGAAGCAGCCGGAGTACAAAGTGATACAGAGGTACAAGTCCGCAGTGCTGGAGTGTAAGGTGAAACACGACCCCACCCTGGTCCCCACCATGAGCTGGCTCAAAGACGATGACGAGCTCCCTGATGATGAGAG attcGTTGTAGACTCGGACAGCCTCACCATCATGGATGTGACAGAGAGTGACGCGGGTGTCTACACCTGCATCGTGAACACCACTCTGGACCATGACTCAGCGAGTGTTGAGCTTACTGTAGTTG AGGCCACTCCAACACCAGCTGTTGTCTACG AGCGACCTGACCCGCCCACTGACCTGGAGCTGACCGACCAGAAAAAGAGGAGTGTTCAGCTTACATGGACCCCTGGGGATGAACACAACAGTCCTATTCAGA aCTTTCTGATCCAGTATGAAGACTCACTGCACCACAGAGGTTACTGGCATAATCTTACTGAGGTCCCTGGAACCAAGACGACAGCTCACCTCAAACTGTCCGCCTACATCCACTACACCTTCAGAGTTTTGGCCCTCAACGCCGTGGGCTTCAGCCGCCCCAGCTCACCCTCCAAGATTTACAAGACAGAACCTGCAG CTCCAGACGAGAACCCCACAGGTGTACAGGGATTTGGAACAGAACATGACAATCTTGTAATTTCCTGGACG CCACTGTCAGGGCTCCAGTCTAATGGCCCAGGGCTTCGTTATAGAGTAATGTGGAGGCAGAAGGCAGTTGACAGTGATTGGACCTCAGTCACTGTGGCCAACAACTCCCGCTTTGTTGTGTCTGGAACGCCCACATTTGTTCCGTACGAACTAAAAGTTCAGGCGGTGAACGACCATGGGGTTGGACCTGAACCTGCTATTGCCCACGGCTTTTCAGGAGAGGACT TGCCAGTAGCAGCTCCAGAAATGGTCCAGGCCGTGGTGCTCAACAGCACACTGGCAGAGGTGCACTGGGAACCAGTACCTCATAAATTAATACGTGGACAAATCAAAGGATACAAG GTGTACTACTGGAAAGAGCGTGCGCTCCACAAACACAACCCCCATCAAATGGAGAAGCAGATCCTGACCTTCGGTGGAAACCACAGCCACGGCAGGTTGCCTGCTCTGCACCCATTCAGCCTCTACTCCTTCAATGTCAGGGTCTATAATGGCAAGGGAGACGGTCCCCCAAGTCCCACCCAGCAGTTTTCAACACCTGAAGGAG tgcCTGGGGCCCCGACCTCCTTGGTAGTCACCAACTTAAACCTTGACTCTTTGACCCTTGAATGGAGTCCACCTCACGATCGCAATGGACGAATCACCGGCTACACGCTCAAATATCAGCCAG TCAATAACTCCAATGAGCTGGGCACAGTGGAGGAGCTGGCCCTGCTCGCCAATGAGACCTCAGTCACTTTGCCCAACCTCAAGTACAGCACGCGCTACAAGTTTTATTTGAGTGCGAAAACAGTCAGGGGACCCGGGCCAGCCATTACTGAAGAGGCTGTCACCGTCATGGATGAAG TGTGGCCTGTGAGTCCTTTTGGGAACGTTAGTTCCTCGGTTGGAGAGGACGGGGCCGTCATCAGTTGGGAGTACTGGGGCCCAGAGAAAACCATATATGTAGAATACATAGTAGAAAACA GTGAAGGTGAAGAGGAGTGGCAGAAAGAGCTCGTGAACGGCTCTCAGAACGTTGTGCTGAAGGGCTTACAGGGGGGCCGCTCCTATAGGGTGCGTTTGGTGGCCAAAGGTCACCACGACCAGCCGCTCCACCACTCCAAGGAGCTATTGGTCACGGTACCAG CTGTGGCAAGCAGACAGGTGGACATCGCCACTCAGGGATGGTTTATTGGTCTCATGTGTGCCATTGCATTGCTCATCCTGATCCTCCTCATTATCTGCTTCATTCAGAGGAATAAAGGAGGCAAATACCCTG TCAAAGAGAAGGAGgatgcacacacagacccagAGTTCCAGCCCATGAAAGAGGACGACTGCACTTTTGGGGAATACAG TGACAATGAGGACCATAAGCCATTAAAAGGGAGCCGCACACCGTCTAATGGGACGGTTAAGAGAGACGACAGTGACGACAGTTTAGTTGACTACggggaaggaggagaaggacagTTCAACGAAGACGGCTCCTTTATTGGCCAGTATAGCGGAAAGAGTGGCAGCAGGGACACTGCTGAGGGTCACGAGAGCTCGGAGGCCCCGTCTCCTATTAATGCCATGAACTCCTTGAACTCATTTGTGTAG